ACTGAGGGCGTCCTGAAAGGCCATGCTGGAGAGGGTGAAGCGCTGCTCCACGCCGGCCTGGGCCAGAAAGCGGCTGAAGGCGTCCTTGGCGGGCGCGGGCTTTTCCTGTGGGGCTTGCGGTGCGGCGTCCGGCTGCGGCGGCGTTGCGCCTTTCCAGTGCAGGGCCACAAACTGTTTGGCCTTGCGTGCGCCTTCCGCAGCGGAGGGCGGCGCTGCGGAAGGCGCGGAAGGGGCCGTAGAGGGGGCCGTGGGCGTGCAGCAGGAGCCGCCCTGCCCCAGCCACTGCAGGCCGGGGCGGCCATGGGGGTCGGCAATGCGGCGGTACACGGCGCTGCAGGAGCAGAGTTCGTTTTCGCAGCCCGGCGGGTGGAACTGGGTTGGGTTGACCAGTTCCGGGGCCTGGCCGGCCAGCGCGCCCATGACTTCGGGCAGAGTGCAGCGCGGGGCCGCGCCCAGAGACCAGGGATAGCGGCCGAAAAAGGCTGCGGGCTGCACGTGCAGGCCGCGCACCGTGGGGCCCAGCTCCAGGGCCAAGCGCAGCAGATCGCCCAACTCGTGGTCGTTGACGCCGCGCACCACCGTGGCCACCAGCACCACGCCCAGGCCCGCCGCGCCGCAGGCCCGCACGGCCCTGTGTTTGAACTCCAGGCAATCGCGGCCGCGCAGGGCGCGGAAGGCGGCTTCGCTTACGCCGTCCCACTGCAGGTAGACGGAGTCCAGCCCGGCCGCGCGCAGGCTTTGGGCGTAGCCCGGCTCGGCCAGACGCAGGCCGTTGGTGTTGAGCTGTACCAGGCCGAAGCCGCGCGAGCGGGCCAGGGCCACAATGGCGGGCAAATCCTCGCGCACGGTGGGTTCGCCGCCGGAAAGCTGCACGTTGCAGGGGCCGGAGGCCCTGGTCAGCACGTCCAGCTGTGCGGCCAGGCAGTCCAGGTCCGGATCCGGCGGGGCCGTGGCTCTGCCGCCGTCGGCGTAGCAGATGGGGCAGGCCATGTTGCAGCGCATGGTCACTTCCAGCAGGCCTGTGCAGGTGTGCTGGGCGTGCTCCGGGCAGAGGCCGCAGTCAAAGGGGCAGCCGTGGACCGTAGGCGTGCGCGGATCCTGCGGGTAAGAGGGGCTTTTGGGCCTGGTCCAGGTTTCAAAGGCCGGCAGGTCGACGCTGGTCGGTTGCGGCGGTCCGTCCGCCGTCGGGCCGGGGCCCCCGTCGCGCCAGACAGGCACACGAAAGACGCCGTGCTCCGGACAGGTTTTTTCCAGCAGCACCGCTTCCGGCGCGTCTTCGGGGCGTACGTAGACCGCGTCCAGCCGCCGCAGACACACGGGGCAGAGACTTTGGGTGCGGCGCAGAATCATGAGGCGGGCGTCAGGTCCAGGTCGTAGCTCTGAACCAGCTCCAGGATTTTTCCCCAGCACTCGGCCAGCAGGTCGCCGCAGGCCACGGGGTTGGGAGCCTCGCCCGGCGCGCCGGAGGTTGCGCCCAGGCCCGCGGCGATCTGGCCGCAGCGCTGGCCTCCGTAGGGATTGGTGCGCTCGTAGAACCAGGTGGCGTAGTCGTTGAGCAGGGGGGTAAGCATGGGGTGGGCGGTTTCCGTATCTGCGCCCTTGCCGGCCACCAGGGCCAGGGCACAGGCCCCGCCCGTGAGCAGGCCGCAAGGGCCGTCGGATTGGCCGATGCCGTGGCACAGGCCCTGAGCCGCGCGCACCACGTCGGGGTTCTGCTGTCCGCGCGCTTCCAGCATAAGCAGCAGGAGCAGCTGACTGCAACAGTAGCCCTGGCGCACCAGGGGCAGCAATTCCAGCATCATGGGATTCATGGGGTCTCCTTTTCCGGGCCGGAGCGCGGCTGCCGGTTTGGGGGGGGGACGCGGCCCCAGGGGCATGCGGACCGTGTGCCCGGCGCTTTTTTGCTCAGGCCGCAGGGGCTTTTTGGGCAATCCACAGGTTATAGCCCAAGGATCCGGCGGCGGGGCCGGACCCGTTGCAGGCGCAGGAATCCGCCGGGGCCGCGCCGTACCAGACCAGTCGGGCCGCCAGCTCGGCCAGGGTGCGGCTGTGGTCCTCGCAGATTTCCACGCGCAGCCCGGCGGCGACGAACATCTCCTGCCAGACGCTTGCGGGACGCGCTCCGGCGCTGCAAGAGCGGGCCGCGCCTGCGCTGCAACCGCCCTGGGCAGGGGCCGGGGGCATCGCCGCTGCTCCCGTCGCCCTCGCCGCCGGGGCAGTCGCCATCGGGGCAGTGGGCTCTGCGCCCGTGGCGGCCTCTGCGGCGGCCGCCACGGCGCTTTTTTCCAAAGATGCGGCTGCGTTTTCACATCCACAGCCGGGAAGCGAGGTTCTCTTGCGTGCGCCGGGGGCGGCAAGGGTCAGGTCACTCACCAGCAGCGCGCCGCCGGGCCGCAGCAGGCGCGCCCAGGCGCGCAACGCGGCAAAAGGATCGGGCAGCAGGGAGAGTAGGCATTCGCTCAGGAGGGCGTCCAGACTGCCAGGGGCCAGGGGCGGGCGGGCCGCGTCGGCCAGAAGCAGGCGGCCCGTGGCCGCGGCTCCGGGCTGAGCTATGCGGTCCAGGCCCCAGGCCCGGTAGCCCTCGCGCAGCAGCAGGCGCAGGGTCGCGCCGTCGCCGCAGCCCAGGTCCAGCACCAGCGCGCCGGGCGTCAGGCCGCTGTGCCGACGGCAGAGGGCCAGGCCCCGGCGGGTGAGCGCCGTGCCGCCGGGCCGCCAGGCCCCTTGGGCCACGCGGCGAAAGTCCTCACGCTCCCACAGGGCGCTCATTTGTCTTCCAGCAGAGCTTCCACTTCCAGCATTTTGCCTTGCGCCAGGGATTTGGGGATCATGGTCAGACCGCACTGGGGACAGCGCGGCAGCACCACGTCAAAAGCGCTGTTGAGGTAGAATACGGCGACCTTGCTTTGCTCCAGCGGCAAATTGCAGCGGCCGCAAACCCATTGCCCTTCGTCGGGTCCGTAGTTGAGATCCGCCATGCTCATGACTGTTCTCCCCGGCTGCCGTCCGTGCAGCACTGGTGCCGGTTGATGACCTCCGCCGCCTCCTGGCCGCCGGAGCCGGGCACCACCATGCGGTGGCACCAGGCGTCGTGCAGCACAAAGCCCGCGCCTTCAGGCGTGTATTCCACCCAGAAGGTCACTTGCCGGGGCCGCCAGGAGCCGAGCCAATGTCCGTTTTCCAGATTTTTGAAGCGGTGCCCGCTGGCCTCGGCTCCGGCCACGGCGGCCTCCACGTCCTCTAGCAGGATGTGACGGGCCTCCAGTCGGGCCAGCAGCTCCGGCGTCACCCGCACCTTGCCCTCCGGGGGCCGGGCAGCCTCTTCACCCAGACATTCGTGCAGCAGCCGCCGTCGCAGGGCCGCGCGATTGGCCCGCCGGGCTGAAAGCCCCGGGCCGCGTTCCTGCCCGGCAGCGCCCGCCAGGGCGGGGAAGAGCAGGTCCAGCAGATGCCAGCATTCCTTGCCGCTGGCAGCCAGCCTGTCCCGGCACATGATGCAGGAGGCCAGGCCCGGATGGGGCAGCTCTGCCGCACGGTGGGCGCTCATGGCTTCTGCCGTGTCGGGCTGAGCGCACCAGACCAGGCCGCCGTAGCCGCAACAGGCCGTGGTGGGGCCGGAAAGACGCGGCTCCTCCAGAGTTACGCCGGCCTTGCGGGCCAGACTGCGTACGGCCGCAAGCCAGGCCGGGTCGTGCCGGGCCGTACAGGGATCCTGCACGGAGAGCACGGCGGGCATGCCCGCCGGCCTGCCGCCGCCTGTTGCGCCCGGCGCTGTTGCAGCCCATGCGTTTTCGGACAGGCCGTCCAGCACTTCCCACACGGATACGGCCCGCGCTTCGGGCAGGGCCTCGCGCAGTACCGTAAGGCAGGACGAACAGGCCGCCATGATGCGCGGTTTGCCCAGCCCTTCCCAGGCAGCGCGCAGGGCCGCCGTGTGCTCTTGAAACCGTTTGGCGCGTCCGGCCCAGCGGGCCGGGATGCCGCAGCAGGCAAGCATGATGCCCACTCCTGGCGTGGGGTCGTGGGCAAAAGCCTCCCGCAGCCGGGCATAGAGGGCCGCCACCTGCTCCCCGCGTGAGGCCGTAAGCTGGCAGCCTGGGAAAAAGGCCCAGGCCGGGGCCACGCCCTGGGGCAAAGATGGGTCCGGCAGAGTCAGGGCGCACTCCGGTCCCGAAGCGTTTTCCATGTCTTCCAGGGCAAATTCGTGGGCCGTGGGCGGCATAAAGCCGCGTTCCACCATGTCTTCGCGGGCAGCCAGGCAGAGTTCGGCCATGGAGAAATTTTCCGGGCAGAGCTCTTCGCACTGGCCGCACAGGGCGCAGCCGTTGATCATGGCGTTGGCCGTGTGCAGGCCCTTGACAATGGAGGCGTTGTTGTGCGCCTGCCGGGCGTAGACCCGCGGATACCCTTTGTATTTCTGCAGGTAGACGCACTCTTTGACGCAGATGAGGCACTGGCACTGCAGGCAGCGCGCGGCTTCCTGCGCGGCTTCTTCAGGGGTGTGGGTGAGGCCCGCTGGTTCCCGGCGGGGATTGGGCGCAATGCCTGTGATATCCGTGTGCAGGGGGCCTTGCGCTTTTTCCCGTGCGGCGGTGAGGGAAACGCCGCTCACCAGGCGATCCAGGGTCTGCGCCGCCCGGCGGCCTTGTCCGGCCTGGGTTGCAGGTGAAGCGTAGGCGTGGCCCGTGGGCGTGCGATTTTTCCAGCCCGCGCAGCAGAGGTTGTCGCGCCAGAGCAGGGTTTCCGCGTCCACGTCCGTCTGGGCCGGGGCCAGGTCCGGCGCGGCGTCCGCGTCCAGCAGCACACCGTCAAATTCTTCAGCCAGGCGCGTTGCCAGGGCCGCGTCCAGGGTCGCCAGTTCAAAGCGCACCTTCTGGCGGGTCAGCAGGGCCATGTCCTCGGCCAGAAAATCTTTGTCCAGACCGGCGCTCGCCAGCACGGGATAGGCGGCCAGCAGGGCGGATTCCGGAGCATCCGTGTGGAAGACCGTGACCGGGTAGCCCTTGCGCGAAAGATCCCAGGCCGCGGCCAGGCCGGTCAGCCCCGCACCCGCCACGGCCATCCGTTTTTTCTTGGGGGGCAGGGGCAGGGGGCGACTTTGCTGGCCCGCCGTGAGCATACAGGAAAGTTCCAGCCCGTGCATGGCCACGCTGCCGCCCAGGTCGCGGCGAAGGCAGACTTCTTCACAAGGGTGGTCGCAGAGCCGGGCCAACACCCCCGGCAGGGGCAAATGCCGCTCCAGCAGCTTGCGGGCCTCGCTCACGCGGCCTGCGGCCATGTGGGTCATGAAGGCGCGCACGTCCAGGTCAAAGGGGCAGGCCGCCCGACAGCGGGGGGGGCTTTCCTGGGTACAGCGGGCCTCAATTTCGTGCAGACGCTTCTGATCCATCATGGCGGACACTCGCTTGCGCAGGGGGTAAAAACACTTTGGGGGAAGGAGCGCTTTTCGGCAAGCGCCCTCCCCCCACACCCCGCGGCAAAAATTTCGCCTCCGGCAGCATGGGGCGCTGTGTGCCGGGGGCCCTGGGGAAGCGGGGAGGGAGGCCCTGCAAGGGCCCCTCCCCGCTGGTGTGGGCACAGAGGCAGTTTACCTTACTTGGGCATGGCCTCCAAGACCTTTTCGGGCCGCGCCGGCAGGTGCCGCACGCGCGCGCCGCAAGCATTGTAAATGGCGTTGATGATGGCCGGGTGCGGCGCGGTAAGGGGCATTTCGCCCACGCCGGAAGCGCCGAAGGGGCCGTCCTTGCGCGGGGTCTGCACATAGACGATTTCCATGTCGTCGGGAATCATCTTGATGGTGGGCACGCCCGCGCCCGCCAGGGTGCTGTGCTTCTTGATGTCCTCATAGTCTTCAGAGAGGGCCAGGCCCACGCCCTGGGCCAGGCCGCCGTAGATCTGCCCGTCCACAATGAGTTTGTTGCAGAGCTTGCCGATATCGGCCACGCAGACGAGCTTTTCCACCGTGGTCTTGCCCGTGGCCACTTCCACAGCCACTTCAGCCAGGAACAGACCGTACATGTAGCAGGCAAAGGGTTCGCCCTGGCCTTTGGCGTCGCAGTCTTTGGCCGGTGCGGTCCACTTGCCGTCATAGTGCACGGGGCGGCCTTCAGCCTTCATTTCCGCATAGGTGAAGAAGCCGCCATCGGGCTTGCGCATGCCTTCAAGGAGCATTTCGCAGGCCACGCGGGTGGCGTTGCCCGTGACCACCTGGGAGCGCGAACCGCCGGCCGGGCCGGAGTTGGGGGTTTTGCTGGTGTCGTTCATGACCAGGTGGATCTGGTCGGGGGTGAGGTTCAGGGGCCGCAGGGCTTCGTGGGCCGTGCCCAGGGTGCCGGAATCCGCGCCCTGGCCGTGATCTTCCCAGGAGTTGCCCACGGTCACCGTGCCGTCTTCATTGAGTTCCGCCCAGGCTTCGGAGGTGTCCGGGCCGTCCAGGCCGGAGCCGTACACGCCCAGGGCTACGCCCACGCCGCGTTTGACTTCGGCGGTGGAGCGGGCTTTGACGCGCTTTTTGGCTTCTTCATAATAGGGGCGCATCTGCTTGAACATTTCGGGCAGGCTCATGACCTCGGGCACCTGACCGGAGGGGTTGGTGTCGCCTTCACGGTAGCAGTTGAGCTCACGCAGGTCGAAGGGGTCCATGCCCAGCTTTTCGGCCAGTTCGTCCATGAGCACTTCGGAGGGGAATTCCGCTTCCGGCGCGCCGTAGCCGCGGAAGGCGGCGCCCCAGCAGTGGTTGGTGGCCACGGTGCGGCCCTTGCCGCGGATGTTGGCGATGCCGTAGCCCGCGCCGATGTACTGGGCGCCGCGCAGGGTGAGCAGGTCGCCGAATTCGGAGTAGGGGCCGTGGTCCACGCTCCAGTCTGTTTCCATGGCCAGGATCTTGCCTTGTTTGTTGGCGGCCATGCGCACGGTGGTCCAGAAGGGCGAGCGTTTGCCCGTGTACCACTGCTGCTGCTCATAGTTATAGCGCAGGTGGCAGGGACGGCCCGTGGCCATGATGGCCACGCCGAGCAAGGCTTCCATGGTGGGGCTGAACTTGTAGCCAAAGGTGCCGCCGGTGGTGTTCTGCACCAGGACGAGGTCCTTGGGGAATTCCAGACCCAGACCGGGGGCGATCATCATGGCGTGCAGGTGGATGGCCACAGACTTGGAGTGGATGACCACCTGGCCCTTGTCGTTGATGTAACCGTAGCCCACGTCGGGCTCGATGGGCAGATGGGGCTGGCGCTGGGTGTAGTAGTCGCCTTCCATAACCACATTGTTGGGGTCATTGAAGAAGGGAGCGGTATCCGCGCCTTTTTCTTCAAACTGGTCGTAGTAGACGTTGGGGGTGCCGGGGTGAATTTCAATGGCGTCCGGGGCCATGGCTTCGGGGGCGCTCATGTATTCGGGCAGCAGCTCCAGATCAAACTTGACCTTCTCGGCCGCAGCGCGGGCGTGGGCTTCGGAATCGGCGCAGACGATGGCCAGCGCGTCGCCGTACTGGAAGATCTTGGTGTCATTGAGGATGGGCCGCTCCCAACCGTCGCCCTTGTTGCTGGGGAAGGTGATCAGGCCCGTGATGCGGTTTTTGCCCTTGACGTCCTTGTGGGTCAGCACCTTGAAGACGCCGGGCATTTTTTCGGCTTCGGAGGTGTCAATGCCCTTGATGTTGGCGTGCGAAACCTTGGCCTGGGCCAGAGCCATGTGCAGGGTGTTTGCCGGCAGGCGGTAGGCGGCGTCAGCACCGAATTCAGCGGTGCCCGTCACCTTGGCCACGGCGCTGGGACGGGGCATGGTGGAACCCCAGATGCGGCCATCCGCCGGCATCTTGAAGGTGACGTCGTCCAGGGTCTTTTCGCCGCGCATGATGGCGGCGGCGTCCATGACGGCGTCCACCAGGGGTTTGTAGCCCGTGCAGCGGCAGATGTTGTGGTGCTTCTGGAACCAATCGCGCACGTCTTCACGGCTGGGGTTGGGGTTGGTGTCCAGCAGACCCTTGGCCGAAACAATGAAGCCGGGCGTACAGAAGCCGCACTGCGCCGCGCCGTGGTAGATCCACGAATGCTGCAGCGGGTGCAGGCAGGAGGGCGTGCCGATGCCCTCCAGGGTGGTGACGGCGGCGTTTTCAGGCACGCGGCTCATCTTGATGATGCAGGCCCGCACCACCTTGCCGTCCAGAATGACCGTGCAGGCGCCACACTGGCCTTTGCCGCAGCCCACTTTCACGCTGGTCAGCTGCAACTGGCTGCGCAGCACATCCACCAGCGTGTCTTCGGGGTTGATCAGCAGCCTGCGGGGGATGCCGTTGATAACAAGCGTTTTCGTCTCCATGCGCGACTCCTTGGGATTGATGCCTGTGAATAGTATGCCGGCGCGGCAGTCCCGCGCTCGGGGCCGATGCCTGCCCCCGTTTTCGCCGTCCGCGACGGCGAAAACCCTGTTGTGATGGCGCGCTTTGCGCCGTGCCTCGCGGCAGTGCCCCCTTCCGTCCACGCTTCCGTAAGGCGGGGGGCGGGCTGTACCGCACCAAGGGCGATTCCTGACGAAATCGCTCTCATATTGATACCAGCGCGCCTACGCCATGGGCGCGCACCCCTTGCGGGGCCGGTGCGCTACGGGCCGTGCGGTCCGTGCGCCTCCCCGTCCCGCGCCGCCCCGGGGGCAGGGCGCAGGCGGGGCCGTCCGTCCTTTACGGGGCCGCAGGGCCTACTTGCCGAAAGGACAAACGGGGTAATGGCATTCCGGACACTGGGAGCAGAAGCCCCCGTGCCCCAAGGCCGCTATGTCGGCGGCCGTGACCTCCAGCCCCGCCAGCAGGCGCGGCACGATCAGGTCGAAAATACTGGCTTTGTGGTACATGACGCAGCCGGGCAGCCCCAGCACGGGCACCCGTCCGGCAGATCCGGCGGCATAGCCCAGCAGGAACATGGCCCCAGGGTAGACGGGCGCGCCGTAGCTCAGCACTTCCACCC
The sequence above is a segment of the Desulfovibrio legallii genome. Coding sequences within it:
- the trsS gene encoding radical SAM (seleno)protein TrsS, with protein sequence MILRRTQSLCPVCLRRLDAVYVRPEDAPEAVLLEKTCPEHGVFRVPVWRDGGPGPTADGPPQPTSVDLPAFETWTRPKSPSYPQDPRTPTVHGCPFDCGLCPEHAQHTCTGLLEVTMRCNMACPICYADGGRATAPPDPDLDCLAAQLDVLTRASGPCNVQLSGGEPTVREDLPAIVALARSRGFGLVQLNTNGLRLAEPGYAQSLRAAGLDSVYLQWDGVSEAAFRALRGRDCLEFKHRAVRACGAAGLGVVLVATVVRGVNDHELGDLLRLALELGPTVRGLHVQPAAFFGRYPWSLGAAPRCTLPEVMGALAGQAPELVNPTQFHPPGCENELCSCSAVYRRIADPHGRPGLQWLGQGGSCCTPTAPSTAPSAPSAAPPSAAEGARKAKQFVALHWKGATPPQPDAAPQAPQEKPAPAKDAFSRFLAQAGVEQRFTLSSMAFQDALSLDVARVRGCCIHVLRPDGRMIPFCLHNLTAADGARLYKTAP
- a CDS encoding DVU_1555 family C-GCAxxG-C-C protein, with the protein product MNPMMLELLPLVRQGYCCSQLLLLLMLEARGQQNPDVVRAAQGLCHGIGQSDGPCGLLTGGACALALVAGKGADTETAHPMLTPLLNDYATWFYERTNPYGGQRCGQIAAGLGATSGAPGEAPNPVACGDLLAECWGKILELVQSYDLDLTPAS
- the trsM gene encoding DVU_1556 family methyltransferase, with the translated sequence MSALWEREDFRRVAQGAWRPGGTALTRRGLALCRRHSGLTPGALVLDLGCGDGATLRLLLREGYRAWGLDRIAQPGAAATGRLLLADAARPPLAPGSLDALLSECLLSLLPDPFAALRAWARLLRPGGALLVSDLTLAAPGARKRTSLPGCGCENAAASLEKSAVAAAAEAATGAEPTAPMATAPAARATGAAAMPPAPAQGGCSAGAARSCSAGARPASVWQEMFVAAGLRVEICEDHSRTLAELAARLVWYGAAPADSCACNGSGPAAGSLGYNLWIAQKAPAA
- a CDS encoding DVU_1557 family redox protein, with the protein product MSMADLNYGPDEGQWVCGRCNLPLEQSKVAVFYLNSAFDVVLPRCPQCGLTMIPKSLAQGKMLEVEALLEDK
- a CDS encoding pyridine nucleotide-disulfide oxidoreductase/dicluster-binding protein; the encoded protein is MMDQKRLHEIEARCTQESPPRCRAACPFDLDVRAFMTHMAAGRVSEARKLLERHLPLPGVLARLCDHPCEEVCLRRDLGGSVAMHGLELSCMLTAGQQSRPLPLPPKKKRMAVAGAGLTGLAAAWDLSRKGYPVTVFHTDAPESALLAAYPVLASAGLDKDFLAEDMALLTRQKVRFELATLDAALATRLAEEFDGVLLDADAAPDLAPAQTDVDAETLLWRDNLCCAGWKNRTPTGHAYASPATQAGQGRRAAQTLDRLVSGVSLTAAREKAQGPLHTDITGIAPNPRREPAGLTHTPEEAAQEAARCLQCQCLICVKECVYLQKYKGYPRVYARQAHNNASIVKGLHTANAMINGCALCGQCEELCPENFSMAELCLAAREDMVERGFMPPTAHEFALEDMENASGPECALTLPDPSLPQGVAPAWAFFPGCQLTASRGEQVAALYARLREAFAHDPTPGVGIMLACCGIPARWAGRAKRFQEHTAALRAAWEGLGKPRIMAACSSCLTVLREALPEARAVSVWEVLDGLSENAWAATAPGATGGGRPAGMPAVLSVQDPCTARHDPAWLAAVRSLARKAGVTLEEPRLSGPTTACCGYGGLVWCAQPDTAEAMSAHRAAELPHPGLASCIMCRDRLAASGKECWHLLDLLFPALAGAAGQERGPGLSARRANRAALRRRLLHECLGEEAARPPEGKVRVTPELLARLEARHILLEDVEAAVAGAEASGHRFKNLENGHWLGSWRPRQVTFWVEYTPEGAGFVLHDAWCHRMVVPGSGGQEAAEVINRHQCCTDGSRGEQS
- a CDS encoding molybdopterin-dependent aldehyde oxidoreductase, translating into METKTLVINGIPRRLLINPEDTLVDVLRSQLQLTSVKVGCGKGQCGACTVILDGKVVRACIIKMSRVPENAAVTTLEGIGTPSCLHPLQHSWIYHGAAQCGFCTPGFIVSAKGLLDTNPNPSREDVRDWFQKHHNICRCTGYKPLVDAVMDAAAIMRGEKTLDDVTFKMPADGRIWGSTMPRPSAVAKVTGTAEFGADAAYRLPANTLHMALAQAKVSHANIKGIDTSEAEKMPGVFKVLTHKDVKGKNRITGLITFPSNKGDGWERPILNDTKIFQYGDALAIVCADSEAHARAAAEKVKFDLELLPEYMSAPEAMAPDAIEIHPGTPNVYYDQFEEKGADTAPFFNDPNNVVMEGDYYTQRQPHLPIEPDVGYGYINDKGQVVIHSKSVAIHLHAMMIAPGLGLEFPKDLVLVQNTTGGTFGYKFSPTMEALLGVAIMATGRPCHLRYNYEQQQWYTGKRSPFWTTVRMAANKQGKILAMETDWSVDHGPYSEFGDLLTLRGAQYIGAGYGIANIRGKGRTVATNHCWGAAFRGYGAPEAEFPSEVLMDELAEKLGMDPFDLRELNCYREGDTNPSGQVPEVMSLPEMFKQMRPYYEEAKKRVKARSTAEVKRGVGVALGVYGSGLDGPDTSEAWAELNEDGTVTVGNSWEDHGQGADSGTLGTAHEALRPLNLTPDQIHLVMNDTSKTPNSGPAGGSRSQVVTGNATRVACEMLLEGMRKPDGGFFTYAEMKAEGRPVHYDGKWTAPAKDCDAKGQGEPFACYMYGLFLAEVAVEVATGKTTVEKLVCVADIGKLCNKLIVDGQIYGGLAQGVGLALSEDYEDIKKHSTLAGAGVPTIKMIPDDMEIVYVQTPRKDGPFGASGVGEMPLTAPHPAIINAIYNACGARVRHLPARPEKVLEAMPK